The Staphylococcus haemolyticus region GGTGAATGGGGATTAGTTGAAAAGAAAGTAGTCTCAACTAGTCCAGTTTCAATCATTTATGAATTGACTGATAAAGGTAAAGCTTTAGCAGAAGCTTTAAAACCCATTGAAAAATGGGCTCAAGAACATGTAACACTTGAAGAAGAAGTTAAATCTAAATAATATAATAAAGAGTTTTGTGCCTTATATTGAATGAATAATGACTTTTATAATTGTTCATCATTGCCAGGTGCAAAACTCTTTTGCTATTTCATACTAAGATGGTATGTTTAATTTTCAATGAAAAAAGGTACACAAATTATATAACGATTCTTAAGGAGTGAAGAATTGATGAGAAATTATACTCAACAATATATAAATGGCGAATGGATTGATAGCGATAGTAATGAAACGATTGAAGTAATCAATCCAGCAACTGAAGAAGTTATTGGTAAAGTAGCTAAAGGCAATTCTAATGATGTGGAAAAAGCAGTAGAAGCTGCAAATAACGTTTATTTAGAATTTCGTCATAGCTCAGTGAAAGAAAGAAAAGAACTATTAGATAAAATTGTAGAAGAATATAAAAATAGAAAACAAGATATTATAGAAGCCATAACGGATGAATTAGGTGCACCTTTAACATTATCTGAGAATGTCCACTACCAAATGGGACTAAATCATTTTGAAGAGGCAAGTAGAGCACTAGATTCTTTCGAATTTGAAGAAAGACGTGGAGATGCATTAGTTACTAAAGAGGCAATTGGTGTTTCAGGATTAGTAACACCTTGGAATTTCCCAACTAATCAAACTTCATTGAAATTGGCAGCCGCATTTGCAGCAGGTAGTCCTGTAGTTCTAAAACCTTCAGAAGAAACACCATTTGCTGCAGTTATTTTAGCTGAAATATTTGATAAAGTAGGCGTACCAAAAGGTGTATTTAATCTTGTTAATGGTGACGGCGAAGGTGTAGGTAATCCACTAAGTGAACATCCAAAAGTTAGAATGATGTCATTTACTGGTTCAGGACGCACGGGTTCAAAAATAATGGAAAAAGCTTCTAAAGATTTCAAAAAAGTATCACTTGAATTAGGTGGTAAATCACCTTATATCGTATTAGATGATGTTGATGTTAAAGAAGCAGCGAAAGCAACTACTGGCAAAGTAGTTAATAACACAGGTCAAGTATGTACTGCAGGTACTCGTATTTTAATTCCTGAAAGCAAAAAAGAAGACTTCTTAACTGCACTTAAAGAAGAATTTAGTAAAGTTAAAGTTGGAGATCCACGAGAAGAAGGTACTCAAGT contains the following coding sequences:
- a CDS encoding aldehyde dehydrogenase family protein, whose translation is MRNYTQQYINGEWIDSDSNETIEVINPATEEVIGKVAKGNSNDVEKAVEAANNVYLEFRHSSVKERKELLDKIVEEYKNRKQDIIEAITDELGAPLTLSENVHYQMGLNHFEEASRALDSFEFEERRGDALVTKEAIGVSGLVTPWNFPTNQTSLKLAAAFAAGSPVVLKPSEETPFAAVILAEIFDKVGVPKGVFNLVNGDGEGVGNPLSEHPKVRMMSFTGSGRTGSKIMEKASKDFKKVSLELGGKSPYIVLDDVDVKEAAKATTGKVVNNTGQVCTAGTRILIPESKKEDFLTALKEEFSKVKVGDPREEGTQVGPIISKKQFDTVQSYIDKGIEEGAELFYGGPGKPEGLNTGYFAGPTIFINVDNDMTIAQEEIFGPVASVITYNNLDEAIKIANDTKYGLAGYVIGKDKETLQKVARSIEAGRIEINEAGNQPDLPFGGYKQSGIGREWGDYGIEEFLEVKSIAGYFS